A genomic window from Osmia bicornis bicornis chromosome 4, iOsmBic2.1, whole genome shotgun sequence includes:
- the LOC114874000 gene encoding FH1/FH2 domain-containing protein 3 isoform X2 — MPPYCRKNSIVLRTQLSVRVHTIIEKLLNSEGRELRRALFSLKQIFQEDKDLVHEFVQNDGLACLIKVGSEADQNYQNYILRALGQVMLYVDGMNGVMEHGQTVQWLYTLIASRFRLVVKTALKLLLVFVEYVETNSLLLVRAVRSVDTSRGMIPWTNVMKLLKDYDAADTELLIYATTLVNKCLNGIPDQDTYYDQVDCLEEQGIEGIIQRYMSKQGTDLDLLRQFQIYEAVLHHEDGNDRGSPIRQLDDNIRKTLRNRKSLVDSHERRKSRRHSTGTSPLSMSLNARLSPRLNHSLGLSSLNSTLNSSLPDDDDESSSSQSSQGHLGEVQLNGSYKENKVDVGVTPALRRRRERAERQRSFIREQQEATANMRASVVPSDDQESPYPTNGLRYTNGTSYERNADSPSNKLSRTNSRKDLTPLMNAANKLDSEEKKPWYGKSPDEGVECDEGNHTDDDEDRRVVLQLKREGTVKDLTQKLAAQNLIPSSPVEEKVSRIGDMSGLISKAKEGLAKSKSKADVLKSPTGDNLPKLQETKKSENELHWEELVKKLKRPLALCDLDFTDLNSDDEVDVLGPVNVTNGIPPPPPPMVPSPGGMRAPPPPPLGARLPPPIPQAPPPLFSIGLKSTRPSTATDSSNSPKSPPPTFTKKSKKTVKLFWKEVRDDPIILSRLDKNKMIWDELSPVPVDTQKLEHLFESRAKDLITKEKQQEMNKNKEIIVLDHKRSNAINIGMTKLPPPRSIKTAILKMDATIMNREGIEKLLTMLPTEEERSRIQEAQAANPDLPLGSAEQFLLTLASISELPARLKLWAFKLDFENSEKEIADPLMDLKQGMETLRVNKTFRGILSTLLSIGIFLNGNEVKGFQLEYLAKVPEVKDTVHKHSLLHHLCHMVMEKFPDSTDLYSEIGAVTRASKIDFDELASNISKLESECKASWDHLKLIAKHDGSTMMKVKMSDFLADCAERIIVLGIVHRRIINRFHKFVLWLGIPLHRVQDTKPNEFCRIVSEFALEYRTTRERVIQQLEKKANHRERNKTRGKMITEVGKFRTKEDRADAELRQLLGSDISDVESIHGTLPWRRQRKDGRTSLGPLLRDENTNGNLTDGDDELLESLVKTATKTPATRTTPRERKRTRHADRKSLRRTLKNGLSEEEKKHIAAYIKGY, encoded by the exons CTCTCGGTCAGGTGATGCTCTACGTGGATGGTATGAATGGGGTGATGGAACATGGTCAAACCGTCCAGTGGTTGTACACATTGATAGCAAGCCGCTTTCGTTTGGTGGTGAAGACCGCGTTGAAGTTGCTATTGGTGTTCGTCGAGTACGTGGAGACGAACAGTTTGCTGTTGGTCAGGGCCGTGAGATCCGTGGATACGTCCAGGGGCATGATACCGTGGACGAACGTGATGAAGCTGCTGAAGGATTACGATGCCGCTGACACGGAGCTGCTGATTTATGCCACGACTTTGGTCAACAAGTGTTTGAACGGTATACCGGATCAGGACACTTATTACGACCAAGTGGACTGTTTGGAGGAGCAAGGGATCGAGGGAATCATCCAAAGGTACATGTCGAAGCAGGGCACCGACCTGGATCTGCTCAGACAGTTTCAGATTTACGAGGCCGTGCTGCATCACGAAGACGGGAACGATAGGGGATCGCCCATTCGACAGCTCGATGATAACATCAG GAAGACGCTGCGAAATCGGAAGTCCCTGGTGGATTCTCACGAGCGTCGAAAATCCCGTAGACACTCGACGGGCACGTCTCCGTTGTCGATGTCCTTGAACGCCCGGTTAAGTCCACGGCTCAACCACTCGTTGGGTCTAAGCTCGCTGAACAGCACCCTGAACTCGAGTTTGcccgacgacgacgacgagtcGAGTAGCTCTCAAAGTTCGCAGGGTCATCTCGGCGAGGTTCAGCTGAACGGCAGCTACAAAGAGAACAAag TGGACGTTGGCGTGACACCGGCGTTAAGACGTCGGAGAGAACGAGCCGAGAGACAGAGAAGCTTTATCAGGGAGCAACAAGAGGCTACCGCGAACATGAGGGCGTCGGTGGTTCCATCGGACGATCAAGAAA GTCCCTACCCAACGAACGGATTACGGTACACAAATGGTACATCCTATGAAAGAAACGCGGATTCGCCATCGAATAAGTTGTCCAGGACGAACAGTAGAAAGGATTTAACACCCTTGATGAATGCCGCGAACAAGCTTGACTCGGAAGAGAAGAAACCGTGGTACGGCAAGAGCCCGGACGAGGGTGTCGAGTGCGACGAGGGTAATCACACCGACGATGATGAGGATCGTCGAGTGGTTCTACAGTTGAAGAGGGAAGGAACCGTCAAGGATCTCACACAAAAGCTGGCCGCTCAAAATCTTATACCGAGCAGTCCGGTTGAAGAGAAGGTTTCCAG GATAGGGGATATGAGCGGTCTGATCTCAAAAGCTAAGGAGGGTTTGGCAAAGTCGAAGTCAAAGGCGGATGTGTTGAAGTCACCCACCGGCGACAATCTGCCTAAGCTTCAGGAGACGAAGAAATCAGAGAACGAATTGCACTGGGAGGAGTTGGTTAAGAAGCTGAAGAGACCTCTCGCACTTTGCGATCTGGATTTCACCGATCTGAACTCTGACGACGAAGTCGATGTTCTTGGTCCGGTAAACGTGACCAACGGTATACCACCGCCTCCACCGCCCATGGTACCTTCGCCAGGTGGTATGCGAGCTCCACCACCTCCGCCACTCGGTGCAAGATTGCCACCGCCTATACCTCAGGCACCTCCACCTTTGTTCAGCATTGGCCTCAAGTCAACGAGGCCATCGACCGCGACCGATAGCAGCAACTCGCCAAAGAGTCCACCGCCAACCTTCACGAAGAAGAGCAAGAAGACGGTGAAATTATTCTGGAAAGAGGTCAGGGACGATCCTATCATACTGTCGAGACTCGACAAGAACAAGATGATATGGGACGAACTGTCGCCGGTACCTGTTGACACGCAGAAGCTCGAGCACTTGTTCGAGAGCCGTGCCAAGGATCTCATCACGAAGG AGAAGCAGCAGGAGATGAACAAGAACAAAGAGATCATCGTATTGGATCATAAGCGATCGAACGCTATCAATATCGGAATGACGAAACTGCCTCCGCCAAGATCAATTAAGACCGCGATCTTGAAAATGGACGCAACCATCATGAACAGGGAAGGTATTGAG AAACTGTTGACAATGCTACCAACCGAGGAGGAGAGGTCCAGGATACAAGAAGCGCAGGCCGCCAATCCTGACCTTCCTTTGGGATCAGCCGAGCAGTTTCTTCTAACTTTGGCATCCATCTCGGAATTACCAGCCAGGCTGAAGCTCTGGGCATTCAAGCTGGATTTTGAAAATTCGGAAAAG GAAATTGCGGACCCTTTGATGGATCTGAAGCAAGGAATGGAAACGCTGCGAGTGAATAAAACGTTCCGCGGGATTCTGAGCACGCTCCTTTCGATCGGGATATTCCTCAACGGAAATGAG GTGAAGGGCTTTCAGCTGGAATACCTCGCCAAAGTACCTGAAGTGAAGGATACGGTTCACAAGCACTCATTGCTTCATCACCTTTGCCACATGGTGATGGAGAAGTTTCCGGATTCCACGGATCTCTATTCGGAG ATCGGCGCTGTGACAAGAGCCTCGAAGATTGAtttcgacgagctcgcgtccaACATAAGTAAACTGGAAAGCGAGTGCAAGGCATCCTGGGATCACCTAAAACTCATCGCGAAACACGACGGGTCCACGATGATGAAAGTCAA GATGTCGGATTTCCTGGCGGACTGCGCGGAGAGAATAATCGTGCTGGGCATCGTCCACAGGCGGATCATAAATCGATTTCATAAGTTCGTCCTGTGGTTGGGTATCCCTTTGCACAGGGTGCAGGACACCAAACCAAACGAGTTCTGTCGCATCGTGTCCGAATTCGCGCTCGAATATAGGACGACCCGTGAACGAGTGATACAGCAGCTGGAGAAAAAAGCGAATCATCGTGAACGAAATAAGACCAGGGGAAAAATGATCACAGAG GTTGGTAAATTCAGGACGAAAGAGGATCGCGCGGATGCGGAGCTCAGACAGCTGCTCGGAAGCGATATCTCCGATGTCGAGAGTATTCACGGTACCTTACCCTGGAGGAGACAGAGGAAAGATG GTCGCACTTCTTTGGGTCCGTTGCTTCGCGATGAGAACACTAATGGAAACCTGACTGACGGGGACGACGAATTGCTGGAATCATTGGTGAAGACAGCGACGAAAACGCCAGCGACCAGGACGACGCCCAGGGAACGCAAGAGGACCAGACACGCCGATCGTAAGTCTT TGCGTAGAACGCTGAAGAATGGCCTCTCGGAAGAGGAGAAGAAACACATCGCCGCCTACATCAAGGGCTACTGA
- the LOC114874000 gene encoding FH1/FH2 domain-containing protein 3 isoform X4, with translation MPPYCRKNSIVLRTQLSVRVHTIIEKLLNSEGRELRRALFSLKQIFQEDKDLVHEFVQNDGLACLIKVGSEADQNYQNYILRALGQVMLYVDGMNGVMEHGQTVQWLYTLIASRFRLVVKTALKLLLVFVEYVETNSLLLVRAVRSVDTSRGMIPWTNVMKLLKDYDAADTELLIYATTLVNKCLNGIPDQDTYYDQVDCLEEQGIEGIIQRYMSKQGTDLDLLRQFQIYEAVLHHEDGNDRGSPIRQLDDNIRKTLRNRKSLVDSHERRKSRRHSTGTSPLSMSLNARLSPRLNHSLGLSSLNSTLNSSLPDDDDESSSSQSSQGHLGEVQLNGSYKENKVDVGVTPALRRRRERAERQRSFIREQQEATANMRASVVPSDDQESPYPTNGLRYTNGTSYERNADSPSNKLSRTNSRKDLTPLMNAANKLDSEEKKPWYGKSPDEGVECDEGNHTDDDEDRRVVLQLKREGTVKDLTQKLAAQNLIPSSPVEEKVSRIGDMSGLISKAKEGLAKSKSKADVLKSPTGDNLPKLQETKKSENELHWEELVKKLKRPLALCDLDFTDLNSDDEVDVLGPVNVTNGIPPPPPPMVPSPGGMRAPPPPPLGARLPPPIPQAPPPLFSIGLKSTRPSTATDSSNSPKSPPPTFTKKSKKTVKLFWKEVRDDPIILSRLDKNKMIWDELSPVPVDTQKLEHLFESRAKDLITKKQQEMNKNKEIIVLDHKRSNAINIGMTKLPPPRSIKTAILKMDATIMNREGIEKLLTMLPTEEERSRIQEAQAANPDLPLGSAEQFLLTLASISELPARLKLWAFKLDFENSEKEIADPLMDLKQGMETLRVNKTFRGILSTLLSIGIFLNGNEVKGFQLEYLAKVPEVKDTVHKHSLLHHLCHMVMEKFPDSTDLYSEIGAVTRASKIDFDELASNISKLESECKASWDHLKLIAKHDGSTMMKVKMSDFLADCAERIIVLGIVHRRIINRFHKFVLWLGIPLHRVQDTKPNEFCRIVSEFALEYRTTRERVIQQLEKKANHRERNKTRGKMITEVGKFRTKEDRADAELRQLLGSDISDVESIHGTLPWRRQRKDGRTSLGPLLRDENTNGNLTDGDDELLESLVKTATKTPATRTTPRERKRTRHADLKRSRTRENNTTPEGYQP, from the exons CTCTCGGTCAGGTGATGCTCTACGTGGATGGTATGAATGGGGTGATGGAACATGGTCAAACCGTCCAGTGGTTGTACACATTGATAGCAAGCCGCTTTCGTTTGGTGGTGAAGACCGCGTTGAAGTTGCTATTGGTGTTCGTCGAGTACGTGGAGACGAACAGTTTGCTGTTGGTCAGGGCCGTGAGATCCGTGGATACGTCCAGGGGCATGATACCGTGGACGAACGTGATGAAGCTGCTGAAGGATTACGATGCCGCTGACACGGAGCTGCTGATTTATGCCACGACTTTGGTCAACAAGTGTTTGAACGGTATACCGGATCAGGACACTTATTACGACCAAGTGGACTGTTTGGAGGAGCAAGGGATCGAGGGAATCATCCAAAGGTACATGTCGAAGCAGGGCACCGACCTGGATCTGCTCAGACAGTTTCAGATTTACGAGGCCGTGCTGCATCACGAAGACGGGAACGATAGGGGATCGCCCATTCGACAGCTCGATGATAACATCAG GAAGACGCTGCGAAATCGGAAGTCCCTGGTGGATTCTCACGAGCGTCGAAAATCCCGTAGACACTCGACGGGCACGTCTCCGTTGTCGATGTCCTTGAACGCCCGGTTAAGTCCACGGCTCAACCACTCGTTGGGTCTAAGCTCGCTGAACAGCACCCTGAACTCGAGTTTGcccgacgacgacgacgagtcGAGTAGCTCTCAAAGTTCGCAGGGTCATCTCGGCGAGGTTCAGCTGAACGGCAGCTACAAAGAGAACAAag TGGACGTTGGCGTGACACCGGCGTTAAGACGTCGGAGAGAACGAGCCGAGAGACAGAGAAGCTTTATCAGGGAGCAACAAGAGGCTACCGCGAACATGAGGGCGTCGGTGGTTCCATCGGACGATCAAGAAA GTCCCTACCCAACGAACGGATTACGGTACACAAATGGTACATCCTATGAAAGAAACGCGGATTCGCCATCGAATAAGTTGTCCAGGACGAACAGTAGAAAGGATTTAACACCCTTGATGAATGCCGCGAACAAGCTTGACTCGGAAGAGAAGAAACCGTGGTACGGCAAGAGCCCGGACGAGGGTGTCGAGTGCGACGAGGGTAATCACACCGACGATGATGAGGATCGTCGAGTGGTTCTACAGTTGAAGAGGGAAGGAACCGTCAAGGATCTCACACAAAAGCTGGCCGCTCAAAATCTTATACCGAGCAGTCCGGTTGAAGAGAAGGTTTCCAG GATAGGGGATATGAGCGGTCTGATCTCAAAAGCTAAGGAGGGTTTGGCAAAGTCGAAGTCAAAGGCGGATGTGTTGAAGTCACCCACCGGCGACAATCTGCCTAAGCTTCAGGAGACGAAGAAATCAGAGAACGAATTGCACTGGGAGGAGTTGGTTAAGAAGCTGAAGAGACCTCTCGCACTTTGCGATCTGGATTTCACCGATCTGAACTCTGACGACGAAGTCGATGTTCTTGGTCCGGTAAACGTGACCAACGGTATACCACCGCCTCCACCGCCCATGGTACCTTCGCCAGGTGGTATGCGAGCTCCACCACCTCCGCCACTCGGTGCAAGATTGCCACCGCCTATACCTCAGGCACCTCCACCTTTGTTCAGCATTGGCCTCAAGTCAACGAGGCCATCGACCGCGACCGATAGCAGCAACTCGCCAAAGAGTCCACCGCCAACCTTCACGAAGAAGAGCAAGAAGACGGTGAAATTATTCTGGAAAGAGGTCAGGGACGATCCTATCATACTGTCGAGACTCGACAAGAACAAGATGATATGGGACGAACTGTCGCCGGTACCTGTTGACACGCAGAAGCTCGAGCACTTGTTCGAGAGCCGTGCCAAGGATCTCATCACGAAG AAGCAGCAGGAGATGAACAAGAACAAAGAGATCATCGTATTGGATCATAAGCGATCGAACGCTATCAATATCGGAATGACGAAACTGCCTCCGCCAAGATCAATTAAGACCGCGATCTTGAAAATGGACGCAACCATCATGAACAGGGAAGGTATTGAG AAACTGTTGACAATGCTACCAACCGAGGAGGAGAGGTCCAGGATACAAGAAGCGCAGGCCGCCAATCCTGACCTTCCTTTGGGATCAGCCGAGCAGTTTCTTCTAACTTTGGCATCCATCTCGGAATTACCAGCCAGGCTGAAGCTCTGGGCATTCAAGCTGGATTTTGAAAATTCGGAAAAG GAAATTGCGGACCCTTTGATGGATCTGAAGCAAGGAATGGAAACGCTGCGAGTGAATAAAACGTTCCGCGGGATTCTGAGCACGCTCCTTTCGATCGGGATATTCCTCAACGGAAATGAG GTGAAGGGCTTTCAGCTGGAATACCTCGCCAAAGTACCTGAAGTGAAGGATACGGTTCACAAGCACTCATTGCTTCATCACCTTTGCCACATGGTGATGGAGAAGTTTCCGGATTCCACGGATCTCTATTCGGAG ATCGGCGCTGTGACAAGAGCCTCGAAGATTGAtttcgacgagctcgcgtccaACATAAGTAAACTGGAAAGCGAGTGCAAGGCATCCTGGGATCACCTAAAACTCATCGCGAAACACGACGGGTCCACGATGATGAAAGTCAA GATGTCGGATTTCCTGGCGGACTGCGCGGAGAGAATAATCGTGCTGGGCATCGTCCACAGGCGGATCATAAATCGATTTCATAAGTTCGTCCTGTGGTTGGGTATCCCTTTGCACAGGGTGCAGGACACCAAACCAAACGAGTTCTGTCGCATCGTGTCCGAATTCGCGCTCGAATATAGGACGACCCGTGAACGAGTGATACAGCAGCTGGAGAAAAAAGCGAATCATCGTGAACGAAATAAGACCAGGGGAAAAATGATCACAGAG GTTGGTAAATTCAGGACGAAAGAGGATCGCGCGGATGCGGAGCTCAGACAGCTGCTCGGAAGCGATATCTCCGATGTCGAGAGTATTCACGGTACCTTACCCTGGAGGAGACAGAGGAAAGATG GTCGCACTTCTTTGGGTCCGTTGCTTCGCGATGAGAACACTAATGGAAACCTGACTGACGGGGACGACGAATTGCTGGAATCATTGGTGAAGACAGCGACGAAAACGCCAGCGACCAGGACGACGCCCAGGGAACGCAAGAGGACCAGACACGCCGATC TGAAGCGATCGCGCACCCGGGAGAACAACACCACACCGGAAGGGTATCAGCCCTGA